Proteins found in one Alteromonas macleodii genomic segment:
- a CDS encoding HIT domain-containing protein → MFKLDSRLHNDTFFVCDLSLCRVLLMNDSQFPWLILVPMKNDIAEIIDLSEDDQVVLLRESALASKAMQAIFSPLKLNVAALGNVVRQLHVHHVARFENDCAWPKPVWGNQPTVAYDTNKEQALVETIKQWFKDNS, encoded by the coding sequence ATGTTTAAACTTGATAGCCGTTTACACAATGATACATTTTTTGTCTGTGATCTCTCGCTGTGTCGTGTACTGTTGATGAACGACAGCCAGTTTCCGTGGCTCATACTGGTGCCTATGAAAAATGATATCGCGGAAATTATCGATTTATCAGAAGATGACCAGGTGGTCTTACTAAGAGAATCTGCGCTGGCTTCAAAGGCGATGCAAGCCATATTTTCACCATTAAAACTAAATGTAGCCGCATTAGGTAACGTGGTAAGACAGCTTCATGTACACCACGTCGCGCGTTTTGAAAACGACTGTGCTTGGCCAAAACCTGTATGGGGTAATCAGCCTACAGTGGCCTATGACACTAATAAAGAGCAAGCACTTGTTGAGACCATTAAGCAATGGTTTAAAGACAATAGTTAG
- the hppD gene encoding 4-hydroxyphenylpyruvate dioxygenase — protein MADLFENPIGLDGFEFLEFTAPEKGILEPIFEAMGFTLVARHKSKDVELWRQGDINLLSNYEKNCHAGYYAEEHGPSACGMAFRVKDSQHAYKEVLSRGAQPMDTHTGPMELKLPAIKGIGGAMLYLIDRYEGENTIYDIDFNWIEGVDRHPEGCGFHTLDHLTHNVYRGRMDFWAGFYEKLFNFREIRYFDIKGEYTGLLSKAMTAPDGKIRIPLNEEAVGGGGQIEEFLMKYNGEGIQHIAFACDDLVACLDKLKARGMKFMTPPPNTYYEMLEERLPGHGENVDELQKRGILLDGTTENGEPRLLLQIFSETVFGPVFFEFIQRKQDEGFGEGNFKALFESIERDQVNRGVLNK, from the coding sequence ATGGCTGATTTGTTTGAAAACCCAATTGGATTGGATGGGTTCGAATTTCTAGAGTTCACTGCGCCAGAAAAAGGCATACTAGAGCCTATATTTGAAGCAATGGGCTTTACCCTAGTTGCACGCCATAAATCAAAAGACGTTGAGCTATGGCGTCAGGGCGACATCAACCTGTTGAGTAACTACGAAAAAAACTGCCATGCGGGCTACTATGCTGAAGAGCACGGTCCTTCAGCGTGTGGCATGGCTTTTCGCGTTAAAGATTCCCAGCACGCTTATAAAGAAGTACTTTCTCGCGGTGCCCAGCCTATGGACACACACACAGGCCCAATGGAATTGAAACTACCCGCAATAAAAGGTATTGGTGGCGCTATGCTGTACCTTATTGACCGTTATGAAGGCGAGAACACTATCTATGATATCGACTTCAATTGGATTGAAGGGGTAGATCGCCATCCTGAGGGATGTGGATTCCACACCCTCGACCACCTCACCCATAATGTGTATCGCGGTCGCATGGATTTCTGGGCAGGGTTTTACGAAAAGCTATTTAATTTCAGAGAAATTCGCTACTTCGATATTAAAGGCGAATATACTGGCCTACTGTCGAAAGCTATGACAGCGCCAGACGGTAAAATTCGTATACCGCTAAACGAAGAAGCGGTTGGCGGTGGCGGCCAAATCGAAGAATTTTTGATGAAGTATAACGGTGAAGGTATACAGCATATCGCTTTTGCTTGTGACGACTTGGTGGCATGTTTAGATAAGCTGAAAGCAAGAGGCATGAAGTTTATGACGCCTCCGCCCAATACCTATTATGAAATGCTAGAAGAGCGCCTACCTGGTCATGGTGAAAACGTAGACGAACTTCAAAAACGCGGTATTTTGCTTGATGGTACTACCGAGAATGGTGAACCACGCTTGTTACTTCAGATTTTCTCTGAAACCGTATTTGGCCCGGTGTTCTTTGAATTTATTCAGCGCAAGCAAGATGAAGGTTTCGGAGAGGGTAACTTCAAAGCCCTGTTCGAATCTATTGAACGGGATCAAGTTAACCGCGGTGTGCTGAACAAGTAA
- the hmgA gene encoding homogentisate 1,2-dioxygenase produces the protein MDNLSYLTGFNNEHETEALPGALPQGQFSPQKVNYKLYAEQFSSTAFTAPRAENRRSWTYRLRPSIAMGDFKRVDNGLVRTAPETDVHCPPNVLRWSPVPLPEQEIDFVDSLITIATNGDAKTQVGMGIHCYSANAYMQNRVFYSSDGEMLIVPQLGDMLITTEFGKLNLSVGEIAVIPRGVRFAVDPTNGPIRGYVCENYGHPFVLPERGPVGANGYANQRDFFYPTAWFEDNDTPHTMVNKFCGNLFEAELNHSPFDVVAWVGNSAPYKYDLSRFNVINTVSFDHSDPSIFTVLTSPSELEGTANVDFVIFPPRWMVAENTFRPPYYHRNIMSEFMGLIEGTYDAKEHGFVPGGMSLHNCMTPHGPEAEVFEKASNAELAPQRYENTLAFMFESRYAIAPTEFALNNDIRQQDYLACWKGLKKYYDGQK, from the coding sequence ATGGATAACTTGTCTTATTTGACGGGCTTTAACAACGAACATGAAACTGAAGCGCTGCCAGGCGCACTCCCTCAAGGTCAGTTCAGCCCGCAGAAGGTGAACTATAAGCTCTATGCTGAACAGTTTAGCAGCACTGCATTTACCGCCCCTAGGGCTGAGAATCGCCGCAGCTGGACGTATCGCCTACGTCCATCTATCGCAATGGGGGACTTTAAAAGAGTTGATAATGGCCTGGTGAGAACTGCGCCAGAGACTGACGTGCATTGTCCACCTAATGTATTGAGATGGAGTCCGGTGCCTCTTCCTGAACAAGAGATTGATTTTGTAGATTCGCTCATCACCATTGCCACTAACGGGGATGCTAAGACGCAAGTGGGTATGGGCATACACTGCTACAGTGCTAATGCTTATATGCAAAACCGTGTTTTTTATTCATCTGATGGTGAAATGCTTATTGTCCCTCAGCTTGGCGATATGCTCATTACCACCGAATTCGGCAAGCTCAATTTGTCTGTGGGTGAAATTGCGGTTATCCCTCGAGGTGTTCGTTTTGCTGTTGACCCAACTAATGGACCAATTCGTGGGTATGTATGCGAAAACTACGGCCACCCTTTTGTATTGCCCGAACGCGGCCCGGTTGGCGCAAATGGCTATGCTAACCAACGAGACTTTTTTTACCCCACGGCTTGGTTTGAAGATAACGATACGCCTCATACCATGGTCAACAAGTTCTGCGGTAACCTATTTGAAGCCGAACTTAATCATTCCCCTTTTGATGTAGTGGCTTGGGTAGGTAATTCTGCGCCTTACAAATACGATCTTTCTCGTTTTAACGTAATAAATACGGTAAGTTTCGATCATTCTGACCCGTCTATTTTCACCGTGCTTACCTCACCGTCTGAGCTAGAGGGTACAGCGAACGTAGACTTCGTTATTTTTCCACCCAGGTGGATGGTAGCGGAAAATACCTTTCGCCCACCTTATTACCACAGAAATATTATGAGTGAATTTATGGGGCTTATTGAAGGGACGTACGATGCAAAAGAACATGGTTTCGTGCCGGGTGGTATGAGCCTTCATAACTGCATGACGCCACATGGACCTGAAGCTGAAGTTTTCGAAAAAGCATCTAACGCTGAGTTAGCACCCCAACGCTACGAAAACACATTGGCGTTTATGTTTGAGTCTCGCTATGCCATTGCTCCGACGGAATTTGCTTTAAATAATGACATTCGCCAACAAGACTATTTGGCGTGTTGGAAAGGTCTTAAAAAATATTATGATGGGCAGAAGTAA
- a CDS encoding dicarboxylate/amino acid:cation symporter has translation MSNKQTLLSNIGVQVVIAMIIGTAVGAFMGESAEMFAPLGAIFINLIKMLVIPLVAVALISGAAGLGNSTNAGKVGLLTLAYFGFTSALAVALALIMGEVFKPGIGIDVSSVQGMFSGEYASKGELPSFWATVTGMIPTNVFASLTNANILQILVFCLFFGIALSKQPKKSREPILNGVNTIVDAMVWMINCVMKIAPIGVFGLMAEAVGTFGFSALMVVFKLFLVFTAAILVFGFVIYPLLVQLFTKTSAKSFLVAMKKPQAVALSTASSMATLPVTMNTVENELGVRNATASFVLPLGATINMSGNAIYYGLVAVFFAQLFNIDLSMGAYVAIILTSTLGAVGQAGVPGPSFLVVAVLLAAGIPIEGLPLLFALDRIFDMIRTALNITGDAACAVIIDTIAIDKTDIDDSAIDKTNMDDSAIDKTNMDDSASDATFKEKVGTDKS, from the coding sequence GTGTCTAATAAACAAACCTTACTTAGCAATATCGGCGTTCAAGTTGTCATTGCTATGATCATTGGTACTGCCGTTGGTGCTTTTATGGGCGAAAGCGCTGAAATGTTCGCACCTTTGGGAGCTATTTTTATCAACTTGATAAAAATGCTGGTTATTCCACTGGTCGCCGTGGCGCTTATCTCAGGTGCAGCGGGGCTAGGTAACAGCACCAACGCAGGAAAAGTGGGGCTATTAACCCTAGCCTACTTTGGCTTCACCTCAGCCCTAGCTGTAGCGCTTGCGCTAATAATGGGCGAAGTGTTTAAGCCTGGTATTGGTATTGATGTATCATCGGTGCAAGGCATGTTCTCTGGCGAATATGCCTCTAAAGGTGAGCTACCCTCTTTTTGGGCAACCGTGACAGGCATGATCCCGACCAATGTGTTTGCGTCATTAACTAACGCTAACATTCTACAAATTTTAGTGTTTTGCTTATTCTTCGGCATTGCCCTTTCCAAACAGCCGAAAAAGAGCCGTGAGCCTATTTTAAATGGGGTAAACACCATTGTTGATGCCATGGTGTGGATGATTAACTGCGTAATGAAAATTGCCCCTATCGGCGTTTTTGGCTTGATGGCAGAAGCAGTAGGCACATTCGGCTTTTCCGCGCTCATGGTAGTGTTCAAACTTTTCTTAGTGTTTACTGCTGCTATTTTAGTGTTTGGTTTTGTGATCTACCCCCTACTGGTTCAACTATTTACAAAGACCTCAGCTAAGTCTTTTCTTGTTGCGATGAAAAAGCCGCAAGCAGTGGCGTTATCAACGGCATCATCGATGGCAACGCTGCCAGTTACTATGAATACTGTAGAAAACGAACTGGGTGTAAGAAATGCAACGGCGTCGTTTGTACTGCCGTTAGGTGCCACCATTAATATGAGCGGAAACGCTATCTATTACGGCTTAGTGGCGGTGTTTTTTGCGCAGCTTTTCAATATCGATTTATCCATGGGCGCCTATGTCGCTATTATCCTAACTTCTACCCTTGGCGCCGTTGGACAAGCAGGAGTACCTGGCCCGTCATTCTTGGTCGTTGCCGTATTACTTGCTGCAGGCATTCCTATTGAAGGCTTACCTTTGTTGTTTGCCCTCGACAGAATTTTCGACATGATCCGTACCGCCCTGAACATTACCGGTGACGCGGCTTGTGCCGTGATTATTGATACTATTGCTATTGATAAAACTGATATTGATGATAGTGCTATTGATAAAACTAACATGGATGATAGTGCTATTGATAAAACTAACATGGATGATAGTGCTAGCGATGCGACCTTTAAAGAAAAGGTGGGCACAGATAAAAGCTAG
- a CDS encoding DUF2897 family protein, with protein MSTTWVIIVIVLVLGVVIGNITLLKYSAKFKFPTPSKPFDDQGDEYDDEYDNPNKDATRPHAENETAGDHASLIQTNNGSGDNAKKSVK; from the coding sequence ATGAGTACTACCTGGGTCATTATCGTTATTGTTTTAGTATTAGGCGTAGTTATTGGAAATATTACGTTACTTAAATACAGCGCTAAGTTTAAATTCCCTACCCCCTCTAAGCCTTTTGATGATCAAGGTGATGAATATGATGACGAGTACGACAATCCTAATAAAGACGCTACTCGCCCACATGCCGAGAATGAAACGGCGGGCGACCATGCTTCGTTGATACAAACAAATAATGGTAGTGGCGACAACGCCAAGAAATCCGTGAAATAG
- a CDS encoding M15 family metallopeptidase, whose translation MNQIPQQAWLGQHNDYLVDAGSGHRLHQDVISPFLAMQDAAHNDGVDLQLVSSFRDFDRQTAIFNRKWTGQAQLLDVNGKELPFETLSDNEKLHAILTWSALPGGSRHHWGTDIDVYDRAAVHNWGGDFNLVESEYLSGGPCHNLSCWLADNMDQFGFYRPFSVNTGGVAVEPWHLSFKSTASTFEGARNLEGFTQAIEQSGIEGKSCILPQLPNLYNRYVLNKGR comes from the coding sequence ATGAATCAGATACCTCAACAAGCATGGCTAGGCCAGCACAACGACTACCTTGTTGATGCTGGCAGTGGCCATAGGCTTCATCAAGACGTCATTTCGCCCTTTCTTGCTATGCAAGATGCTGCGCACAATGACGGTGTAGACCTGCAGTTAGTCAGTAGCTTTCGTGATTTTGATAGGCAAACCGCCATTTTTAACCGCAAGTGGACGGGGCAGGCGCAGCTTCTTGATGTTAACGGCAAAGAACTTCCTTTCGAAACGCTAAGTGACAATGAAAAACTCCATGCAATTTTGACCTGGTCTGCGCTACCTGGCGGCAGTCGTCATCATTGGGGTACCGACATTGACGTTTATGACAGAGCTGCTGTGCACAATTGGGGCGGCGACTTTAACCTTGTAGAAAGCGAATACCTTAGTGGCGGCCCCTGCCATAACCTTTCTTGTTGGTTAGCTGATAATATGGATCAGTTCGGTTTCTACCGTCCATTCTCTGTCAATACTGGTGGTGTGGCCGTTGAACCTTGGCATTTGAGCTTTAAAAGTACAGCAAGTACCTTTGAAGGTGCCAGAAACCTAGAAGGTTTTACTCAAGCCATCGAACAAAGCGGTATAGAAGGTAAGTCGTGTATTTTGCCCCAGCTGCCTAACTTGTATAATCGCTACGTTTTGAACAAAGGGCGCTAG
- a CDS encoding ArsC family reductase → MSTILYGIPNCDTIKKAKKWLADNDIPFTFHDYRKDGIDNGFLVRAESELGWETMLNKRGTTYRQLEEQEKASLDKDKALALLELHPAMVKRPILYHNNAFYIGFKPAQYEEIFC, encoded by the coding sequence ATGAGCACAATCCTTTATGGGATCCCTAACTGTGACACCATCAAAAAAGCGAAGAAATGGTTAGCAGATAACGATATCCCGTTCACCTTTCACGACTACCGCAAAGACGGTATCGACAACGGTTTCCTTGTACGCGCTGAGTCTGAGCTTGGCTGGGAAACCATGTTAAACAAACGTGGAACAACCTATCGCCAGCTAGAAGAGCAAGAAAAAGCAAGCTTAGATAAAGACAAAGCGCTCGCTTTGTTAGAGCTTCATCCAGCTATGGTTAAACGCCCTATTCTTTATCACAACAATGCTTTTTACATTGGATTTAAGCCTGCACAGTATGAGGAAATATTTTGTTAA
- a CDS encoding PTS sugar transporter subunit IIA — translation MKAKQLQCPPESFAKQFVTLSPFSGQVVSLSDIDDPFYKNGLMGPGAAISSNSNTVISPFAGKVINISPLDYAIDIQSTAGLKCKIKYGGDTTSLHGAQFVCALKRGEQIKPKQVLFTVNAAWLKQRGVSNTCALTLLNAQALIGVLPTHQKFVEAGEDTLLTLYL, via the coding sequence GTGAAAGCTAAGCAATTACAGTGCCCGCCAGAAAGTTTTGCCAAGCAATTCGTCACCTTAAGTCCGTTTTCGGGGCAGGTAGTATCGCTCTCAGATATTGATGACCCTTTCTATAAAAATGGGCTTATGGGGCCAGGTGCCGCTATAAGTTCTAACTCAAATACCGTGATTTCGCCTTTCGCTGGCAAAGTAATTAATATTTCGCCCTTAGACTACGCTATAGATATACAGTCTACTGCTGGTCTTAAATGCAAAATTAAATACGGCGGTGACACAACGTCTCTGCATGGCGCACAATTCGTTTGCGCGTTAAAGCGCGGAGAGCAAATTAAACCAAAACAGGTACTTTTTACCGTAAATGCCGCATGGCTGAAACAGCGTGGTGTAAGCAACACTTGTGCGTTAACTTTACTTAATGCCCAGGCGCTTATCGGTGTATTGCCCACTCACCAAAAATTTGTAGAAGCCGGTGAAGACACACTTCTAACACTCTATCTATAA
- a CDS encoding heavy metal-binding domain-containing protein has product MIVSTTPTLEGHKIEAYYGIVVGEAVMGANVFKDLFASIRDIVGGRSGSYEEELTTARKLAFTELEHEARSMGANAVVGIDLDYQVIGDKGSMLMVSISGTAVKTTPV; this is encoded by the coding sequence ATGATTGTTTCAACTACCCCAACCTTGGAAGGTCACAAAATTGAGGCTTATTACGGTATTGTTGTGGGCGAGGCCGTAATGGGCGCAAATGTGTTTAAAGATCTTTTCGCATCTATTCGCGATATTGTAGGCGGACGCTCGGGGTCTTATGAAGAAGAGCTTACCACTGCGCGAAAACTAGCGTTTACCGAACTAGAGCATGAAGCAAGAAGCATGGGCGCAAACGCTGTGGTTGGTATAGATTTAGACTATCAAGTAATTGGAGATAAAGGCAGCATGCTAATGGTGAGCATTAGTGGTACTGCAGTAAAAACGACGCCGGTATAA
- a CDS encoding alpha/beta hydrolase family protein: MLRKWMFVLFAACSCQLFAQDGLQYQKPSKEILDLVDVTLAPATLVDDAQKNMVLLFRDNYKSIEDLSKEELRLAGLRIDPVTNIGSRVTYYNKLEVQRVGSKDSIAVKGMPETPRLTNFSWSPNQRYMAFTHTTSKGVELWVLDIKAAAARKLFDKPINANMGDTLNWNADSLSLLVKVVPKDRKDLIDTSVAVPTGPTISVSDGKKAQNRTYQDLLKNKNDEFNFEQLARSEIYEVPLKGEPSPWLASGMYGDISVSPAGDYVMVQEYNTPFSYLVTYRRFPHTISLYNKNGTLAKTLVDVPLIEDLPQGFMAVRTGPRDVQWRNDKPNTIVYAEALDGGDPEKEVMHRDKLMQLDAPFSGDAEQILKTEDRFYRFIWSDDSTAVAMDYWWNTRNLKTYLFSPDQSKPAKIISNRSYQDKYSDPGSFVTRKNEYFKDVLALDGENAFLLGDGFTPEGQFPFLDKFNLNTLETSRVYLSEYTDKFEDLRDFNMENERLLVRIESKRDYPNYYFRSLKDNTLTQLTHFENPFESIQNVKKEVITYKRNDGLDLTGTLYLPTDYEEGKRYPMILWAYPEEFKDKSSAGQNTQNPNRFIYPWYGSPIYWVTKGYVVLDDASFPIVGEGDEEPNDTFRPQLVANAKAAIDALDEKGLIDPERVAVGGHSYGAFMVANLLSHSDLFAAGIARSGAYNRTLTPFGFQSEERHYWDAPDVYYTMSPFMHAEKMKTPLLLIHGEADNNSGTYPMQSERYFNALKGLGAVTRLVMLPKESHGYRAKESVLHTLWEQDQWLEKYVKNKGAKQAQ; the protein is encoded by the coding sequence ATGCTACGAAAATGGATGTTTGTCCTATTTGCCGCATGCTCCTGTCAGCTATTTGCGCAGGATGGCCTTCAGTATCAAAAACCGTCTAAAGAAATTCTAGATTTAGTAGATGTTACGCTAGCGCCAGCGACCCTCGTAGATGACGCACAAAAGAATATGGTGCTGTTGTTTCGCGATAACTATAAGTCGATAGAAGACTTATCGAAAGAAGAGCTTCGCTTAGCAGGTCTTAGAATTGACCCTGTCACCAACATTGGAAGTCGTGTCACTTATTATAATAAATTAGAGGTTCAGCGCGTAGGGAGTAAAGATAGCATTGCTGTTAAAGGCATGCCTGAAACCCCGCGTCTTACCAACTTTTCTTGGTCACCGAATCAGCGCTATATGGCGTTCACTCACACTACAAGTAAAGGTGTTGAGCTATGGGTGCTCGATATCAAAGCGGCAGCGGCGAGAAAGCTTTTTGATAAACCCATAAATGCGAATATGGGCGATACCTTAAATTGGAATGCAGATAGTCTTTCACTTTTGGTAAAAGTCGTACCCAAAGATAGAAAAGACTTGATCGACACCAGCGTAGCAGTGCCAACGGGCCCAACGATTTCAGTAAGCGACGGTAAAAAAGCGCAAAACCGCACATATCAAGACTTGCTGAAAAACAAAAACGACGAGTTTAATTTTGAGCAATTAGCCCGTTCTGAAATTTATGAAGTGCCACTAAAAGGTGAGCCTTCACCTTGGCTAGCGTCGGGAATGTATGGCGATATTAGCGTATCTCCTGCCGGCGACTACGTGATGGTGCAGGAGTACAACACCCCGTTTTCTTATTTGGTGACCTACCGCCGCTTTCCTCACACTATCAGCTTGTATAATAAAAATGGAACGCTAGCTAAAACACTTGTCGACGTTCCGCTTATTGAAGATTTACCACAAGGCTTCATGGCTGTTCGTACTGGGCCTCGCGATGTACAGTGGCGTAACGATAAACCAAATACAATTGTATACGCTGAAGCGCTAGACGGGGGAGACCCTGAGAAAGAGGTAATGCACCGTGACAAGCTTATGCAGCTTGATGCGCCATTTAGTGGCGATGCCGAGCAAATCCTTAAAACAGAAGACAGGTTTTACCGTTTTATTTGGAGCGACGACAGTACTGCGGTAGCCATGGATTATTGGTGGAATACCCGCAATCTCAAAACCTATCTGTTTAGCCCTGACCAAAGTAAGCCTGCAAAGATTATCTCAAATCGAAGCTATCAAGATAAATACAGCGACCCAGGCAGCTTTGTTACCCGCAAAAATGAATACTTCAAAGATGTACTGGCGCTAGATGGCGAGAATGCGTTTTTGCTGGGAGATGGGTTTACGCCCGAAGGGCAGTTTCCGTTCTTAGATAAGTTCAATCTTAACACCCTTGAAACATCACGGGTTTATTTAAGTGAATACACAGATAAATTTGAAGACTTGCGCGATTTCAATATGGAAAACGAACGCTTGTTGGTAAGAATTGAGTCTAAGCGAGATTACCCGAACTACTATTTCCGTAGTTTAAAAGATAACACGCTGACTCAGTTAACCCACTTTGAAAATCCTTTCGAAAGCATTCAAAACGTTAAGAAAGAGGTGATTACGTACAAGCGTAATGACGGTTTAGATTTAACAGGTACCTTATATTTGCCAACAGATTACGAAGAGGGCAAACGCTACCCTATGATCCTATGGGCTTACCCAGAAGAATTTAAGGATAAATCTAGCGCAGGTCAAAATACACAAAACCCTAATCGTTTTATTTATCCATGGTACGGCTCGCCTATCTATTGGGTAACCAAAGGCTATGTTGTGTTAGACGATGCCTCTTTCCCTATTGTAGGGGAGGGAGACGAAGAGCCTAACGACACCTTTAGGCCTCAGCTAGTTGCCAACGCAAAGGCAGCAATTGATGCGCTAGACGAAAAAGGGCTTATTGACCCAGAGCGTGTCGCGGTGGGCGGTCATAGCTACGGTGCCTTCATGGTGGCAAACCTGTTGTCCCATTCGGATCTGTTCGCTGCCGGTATTGCCCGTTCTGGTGCCTACAATCGTACACTGACCCCGTTTGGTTTTCAGTCGGAAGAGCGCCATTACTGGGATGCGCCAGACGTGTATTACACTATGTCGCCATTTATGCACGCTGAAAAAATGAAGACGCCACTTTTACTCATACATGGCGAAGCAGACAATAATTCGGGAACCTACCCTATGCAAAGTGAACGTTATTTTAACGCTTTAAAAGGCTTAGGCGCAGTGACACGATTAGTTATGCTGCCAAAAGAAAGTCATGGATACCGTGCAAAAGAAAGCGTATTGCACACCCTTTGGGAACAAGACCAGTGGCTTGAAAAGTATGTGAAAAACAAAGGCGCTAAACAAGCACAATAA
- the dapE gene encoding succinyl-diaminopimelate desuccinylase, which yields MLNDSVIEIAKQLINRRSVTPEDAGCQEAMGEFLGALGFDNETMVFEDTTNLWSRRGKEGPVFCFAGHTDVVPSGPESAWKTPPFTATEVDGYLHGRGAADMKGSLAAMLVATREFVNKYPDHKGSIAYLITSDEEGPFINGTTRVIDTLEARNEKIDWCIVGEPSSTDEVGDIVKNGRRGSLTGDLVVKGVQGHVAYPHLANNPVHSAMAALDELAKSHWDNGNDFFPPTSFQISNIHAGTGAGNVIPGELHVCFNFRFSTEVTDQLLIERVTAILEAHDFEYEINWTFNGQPFLTDTGALLEATQGAIAAVKGTPTVLSTAGGTSDGRFIAPTGAQVIELGPVNATIHKIDECVKMADLEQLADMYFGILERLLAK from the coding sequence TTGTTAAACGACTCTGTTATTGAAATTGCTAAGCAACTCATAAACCGCCGCTCAGTAACGCCAGAAGATGCGGGCTGCCAAGAGGCCATGGGCGAGTTTCTAGGCGCTCTGGGGTTTGACAATGAAACTATGGTGTTTGAAGACACCACTAACCTCTGGTCTCGCCGAGGTAAAGAAGGCCCCGTATTTTGTTTTGCTGGCCATACCGATGTGGTACCAAGCGGCCCAGAATCGGCGTGGAAAACACCCCCTTTCACTGCGACAGAAGTTGATGGCTATTTACACGGCCGCGGCGCTGCCGACATGAAAGGCAGCCTTGCTGCTATGCTAGTCGCCACTCGTGAATTTGTGAATAAGTACCCAGACCATAAGGGGAGCATTGCTTACCTTATTACGAGCGACGAAGAAGGCCCATTTATTAACGGTACTACACGCGTTATCGACACCCTAGAAGCGCGAAATGAAAAGATAGACTGGTGTATTGTTGGTGAACCCTCTTCAACAGACGAAGTTGGTGATATTGTCAAAAATGGTCGTAGAGGCTCATTAACTGGCGATTTAGTTGTAAAAGGCGTGCAAGGCCATGTTGCCTACCCTCATCTAGCTAACAACCCTGTGCACAGCGCCATGGCAGCGCTTGATGAATTAGCAAAATCACACTGGGATAACGGTAACGATTTCTTCCCACCCACCAGCTTTCAGATTTCAAATATCCACGCAGGTACAGGGGCAGGTAATGTGATACCAGGCGAACTTCACGTTTGCTTCAACTTCCGCTTTTCAACAGAAGTGACCGACCAACTTCTTATTGAACGTGTCACCGCTATTTTAGAAGCCCACGATTTTGAGTACGAGATAAACTGGACCTTTAATGGACAACCATTTTTGACCGATACAGGCGCGCTATTAGAAGCAACCCAAGGTGCGATTGCTGCAGTTAAAGGTACACCTACAGTACTCTCTACTGCTGGCGGCACATCTGATGGACGCTTTATTGCGCCCACGGGAGCACAAGTTATTGAGCTAGGCCCGGTCAACGCCACTATTCACAAAATTGACGAGTGCGTAAAAATGGCTGACCTAGAGCAACTTGCCGATATGTATTTCGGTATTTTAGAACGTTTGCTGGCTAAATAG
- a CDS encoding VOC family protein, with product MSDSSWCDITVENADELVSFYEAVMGWKKEPIDMGGYNDYVMLKPDGTPVGGICHKQGVNAQYPGGWINYFTVENLESALNAVTEKGGKQVGDIRHHGKDSFCVILDPSGAACALYEKGQS from the coding sequence ATGTCAGATTCTTCATGGTGCGATATTACTGTAGAAAATGCAGATGAACTGGTCAGTTTTTATGAAGCTGTGATGGGCTGGAAGAAAGAACCTATTGATATGGGGGGCTACAATGATTACGTCATGCTGAAGCCTGACGGCACGCCAGTAGGCGGTATTTGTCATAAGCAAGGTGTTAATGCGCAGTATCCCGGCGGGTGGATTAATTATTTTACGGTGGAAAATCTTGAGTCTGCGTTAAATGCGGTAACTGAAAAGGGCGGAAAGCAGGTGGGTGACATACGTCACCATGGCAAAGACAGCTTCTGTGTGATCCTTGACCCAAGTGGTGCTGCTTGTGCGCTTTATGAAAAAGGGCAAAGTTAA
- a CDS encoding ACT domain-containing protein produces MPKQTLLVRESLFTIHSLDPESDIPASVLNSPLFFLGKTEDELSIVVPDSINVPSLDSDEGWRALELLGPLHLSMVGIMAQIGEVLASAKVAIFVVSTFDTDFFLVKDNKLKDAISALKGAGYTVNQDI; encoded by the coding sequence ATGCCAAAACAAACACTGCTAGTTAGAGAATCTTTGTTTACAATTCATAGCTTGGATCCAGAAAGTGATATCCCAGCCTCTGTACTCAATAGCCCATTATTTTTTCTAGGTAAAACAGAAGATGAGTTGTCTATCGTTGTGCCAGATTCTATTAATGTTCCCTCCCTTGATAGCGATGAAGGTTGGCGTGCCCTTGAGTTGCTAGGACCTTTACACTTGTCTATGGTAGGGATCATGGCACAAATAGGCGAAGTATTAGCATCAGCTAAAGTCGCCATTTTTGTCGTTTCAACCTTTGATACCGATTTCTTCTTAGTAAAAGATAACAAACTAAAAGATGCTATCAGCGCTCTTAAAGGCGCGGGCTATACCGTAAATCAGGACATTTAA